From the Roseibium salinum genome, one window contains:
- a CDS encoding ATP-binding protein, with product MSGNLIDNACKWAASKVAVAVAPFNDPATNREMFTITVEDDGPGLTPEQRAEAVKRGKRLDETVPGTGLGLSIVADLAALYGGSLELDRSAMGGLKARLILPSLGRE from the coding sequence ATGAGCGGCAACCTGATAGACAATGCCTGCAAATGGGCGGCGTCGAAGGTCGCCGTTGCGGTGGCGCCGTTCAACGACCCGGCAACGAACCGGGAGATGTTCACGATCACCGTCGAAGACGACGGGCCCGGACTGACCCCGGAACAGCGGGCCGAAGCCGTCAAACGCGGCAAACGGCTGGATGAAACCGTGCCGGGAACCGGCCTCGGGCTGTCGATCGTGGCCGATCTGGCCGCGCTTTACGGCGGCTCGCTGGAATTGGACCGGTCGGCCATGGGCGGGCTGAAGGCCAGGTTGATTCTGCCTTCCCTCGGCCGGGAATAG
- a CDS encoding glycosyltransferase, which yields MNNQHGSLLMISLHGYVAGSPELGKPDTGGQVVFVLELAKRFAQLGYRVDVMTRQFEDQPAEDIINENLRILRVPFGGREFIRKEDMHDWYGDFVTNALAMIHYHNIHYDVINTHYWDAGVSGQLIAEELQIPHVHTPHSLGWWKQHEMEGASDEEMAGYRFEERIQKEFVLYRNCDHLIATTEQQVELIVEQYQLPKEHISMIPPGIDESRFTPATPDKVAAARQKHEMRETDIYVVGRAAENKGYDLIIEALPSLLKLQPDARLVLAAGANSDSDIALLNQWKQIAADLGVADAISWRGYVADEDLADHYRAPGIFALPSRYEPFGMTAVEAMACATPTVVTIHGGLFEQIEFGRHALVADPKRPEEFAAMLNMPMQYPWMRETLAVEGARFARRVFGWTGIARRTLQVFEHFKGRYDDLHTDELAS from the coding sequence ATGAACAATCAACATGGTTCTTTGCTGATGATCTCGCTCCACGGTTATGTGGCGGGATCGCCGGAGCTTGGAAAACCGGACACGGGCGGGCAGGTGGTGTTCGTACTGGAGCTCGCCAAACGGTTCGCCCAACTCGGCTACAGGGTTGATGTCATGACCCGGCAGTTCGAGGATCAGCCGGCCGAGGACATCATCAACGAAAACCTCCGCATCCTGCGGGTCCCCTTCGGCGGACGGGAATTCATCCGCAAGGAGGACATGCACGACTGGTATGGCGACTTCGTCACCAATGCGCTCGCCATGATCCACTACCACAACATCCACTACGATGTGATCAACACCCACTATTGGGATGCCGGCGTTTCCGGCCAGCTGATCGCAGAGGAACTGCAGATCCCGCATGTCCATACGCCCCATTCCCTCGGCTGGTGGAAGCAGCACGAGATGGAAGGCGCCAGCGACGAGGAGATGGCCGGCTACCGGTTCGAGGAGCGCATCCAGAAGGAATTCGTGCTTTACCGCAATTGCGATCACCTGATCGCCACGACCGAGCAGCAGGTCGAATTGATCGTCGAACAATACCAGCTGCCGAAGGAGCATATCTCGATGATCCCGCCCGGCATCGACGAGAGCCGGTTCACGCCCGCGACACCAGACAAGGTGGCGGCTGCCCGGCAAAAGCATGAAATGCGCGAGACCGACATTTACGTCGTCGGCCGCGCGGCGGAAAACAAGGGTTACGATCTGATCATCGAAGCCCTGCCAAGCCTGTTGAAACTGCAGCCCGACGCCCGCCTCGTGCTGGCGGCCGGGGCTAATTCCGACAGCGATATCGCTCTTTTGAACCAGTGGAAGCAGATTGCCGCCGACCTGGGCGTGGCCGATGCGATCAGCTGGCGCGGCTACGTGGCCGATGAGGACCTGGCGGACCACTACCGTGCCCCGGGGATTTTCGCCCTGCCGTCCCGATACGAACCCTTCGGCATGACCGCGGTGGAGGCCATGGCATGCGCGACGCCGACGGTGGTTACCATTCACGGCGGCCTGTTCGAGCAGATCGAATTCGGCCGCCATGCCCTGGTGGCCGACCCGAAGCGGCCCGAGGAATTCGCCGCCATGCTCAACATGCCGATGCAGTATCCCTGGATGCGCGAAACGCTGGCGGTGGAAGGCGCCCGGTTTGCACGCCGGGTCTTCGGCTGGACCGGCATCGCCCGACGGACCCTGCAGGTGTTCGAGCACTTCAAGGGACGCTATGACGACTTGCATACTGACGAATTGGCGAGTTGA
- the ccmE gene encoding cytochrome c maturation protein CcmE: protein MTRKQRRLTLIGSAGAVLALALGLILYALKGEIVYFQSPTDITRNTIAAGQRIRLGGLVEEGSIVRSDNAQVAFRVTDMENVVSVTYKGILPDLFREGQGVVTEGVVGPDGVFVADSVLAKHDENYMPKEVAEALKDQGHWQGGEEPAD, encoded by the coding sequence ATGACACGCAAACAAAGAAGGTTGACCCTTATCGGATCGGCTGGTGCCGTTCTTGCCCTTGCGCTCGGTCTGATCCTGTATGCGCTGAAGGGCGAGATCGTCTACTTCCAGAGCCCGACGGATATCACCAGGAACACCATCGCCGCCGGACAGCGGATCCGTCTGGGCGGACTTGTCGAGGAAGGCTCCATCGTCAGGTCCGACAACGCACAGGTCGCATTCCGGGTGACTGACATGGAAAATGTCGTTTCGGTGACCTACAAGGGTATTCTGCCGGATCTGTTCCGCGAGGGGCAGGGCGTCGTCACCGAGGGCGTCGTCGGCCCGGACGGGGTCTTTGTCGCCGACAGCGTGCTGGCAAAACACGACGAAAACTATATGCCCAAGGAAGTAGCGGAAGCACTGAAGGATCAGGGCCACTGGCAGGGCGGCGAGGAGCCTGCCGACTGA
- the ccmI gene encoding c-type cytochrome biogenesis protein CcmI: MIFWILIAVMTGAAALSVLVPLVRARRRPDGANLTADEAVYREQLDAIESELNRGLIDPEAAQAARTEVARRLLAAHERHEQEPSGRVRGSRLKIVQALALFVLPLAAVGLYLGLGSPDQPDLPLAARLDTPAEEQSVGVLVARVERHLAQNPEDGQGWAVIAPVYLSLGQPEASARAYANAIRILGPRPEWLTDMGEALTIANQGLVVADARRAFEQAVEMDATAVKPRFFLAIALGQEGRKDEAIAAWNELLEAAEGTEAWAGAARRELALLEGTDIEGAQAQSPGPRGPSQEDIAASGDMNAEDRQAMIRDMVSGLAERLASEGGSAAEWNQLMRAYIVLGEKQKAEDALASAQDAYAGKPEDLSLIKDTARQLGLTGS; this comes from the coding sequence ATGATTTTTTGGATACTGATAGCTGTCATGACAGGGGCTGCCGCCCTGTCGGTGCTCGTTCCCCTGGTGCGGGCAAGGCGCCGGCCGGACGGGGCGAACCTGACTGCGGACGAAGCGGTCTACCGTGAGCAATTGGACGCGATCGAGAGCGAACTGAACCGCGGATTGATCGATCCCGAGGCTGCGCAAGCTGCACGCACGGAAGTCGCCCGCCGCCTGCTTGCTGCCCATGAAAGACACGAACAGGAACCGTCAGGCAGAGTGCGCGGCTCACGGTTGAAGATCGTCCAGGCATTGGCGCTGTTCGTGCTGCCGCTTGCCGCTGTCGGGCTCTATCTCGGGCTCGGCTCTCCGGACCAGCCGGATCTGCCGCTTGCCGCGCGGCTCGATACGCCTGCGGAAGAACAATCCGTCGGTGTGCTGGTGGCCCGTGTCGAGCGTCACCTGGCCCAGAACCCGGAAGATGGACAGGGCTGGGCGGTCATCGCCCCGGTCTACCTGTCTCTTGGTCAGCCGGAAGCGTCCGCACGCGCCTACGCGAATGCGATCCGGATCCTCGGACCGCGGCCCGAGTGGCTGACCGACATGGGCGAAGCCCTGACCATCGCCAACCAGGGGCTCGTCGTCGCTGATGCGCGGCGCGCATTCGAGCAGGCGGTTGAAATGGATGCCACGGCCGTCAAGCCGCGCTTCTTTCTGGCGATTGCCCTCGGGCAGGAAGGCCGGAAAGACGAAGCGATCGCAGCCTGGAATGAGCTGCTCGAGGCGGCGGAGGGAACCGAAGCCTGGGCTGGCGCGGCACGCCGGGAACTCGCTCTTCTTGAAGGTACGGACATTGAGGGCGCGCAGGCGCAATCCCCGGGCCCGCGCGGGCCGTCTCAGGAGGACATCGCCGCCTCGGGCGACATGAATGCCGAGGACCGCCAGGCCATGATCCGGGATATGGTTTCCGGCCTTGCCGAACGGCTTGCCTCCGAAGGTGGCTCGGCCGCGGAATGGAACCAGCTGATGCGGGCCTATATCGTGCTGGGGGAAAAGCAGAAGGCCGAAGACGCCCTTGCCTCGGCCCAAGATGCTTACGCAGGCAAGCCGGAAGACTTGTCCCTGATCAAGGACACGGCCAGGCAACTTGGCCTAACAGGGTCGTGA
- a CDS encoding cytochrome c-type biogenesis protein, giving the protein MIRSLLTSIVLCLGLLAPPAFAVAPDEVLDDPVLEARARDLSAELRCMVCQNQSIDDSDAPLAKDLRILVRERLVAGDSDEEVIDYLVSRYGEFVLLKPRFAWHTAVLWAAGPLALVAGMIAIFLAMRRRAGRRSETAGEAGQTKLSAEEERRLRVLLEEAE; this is encoded by the coding sequence ATGATCCGATCCCTTCTGACCTCGATTGTCCTTTGCCTCGGACTGCTGGCGCCCCCCGCCTTCGCCGTGGCGCCGGACGAGGTGCTGGACGACCCGGTGCTGGAGGCGAGAGCGAGAGATCTTTCGGCGGAGCTGCGCTGCATGGTCTGCCAGAACCAGTCCATCGACGACAGCGACGCGCCATTGGCAAAGGATCTGCGCATCCTGGTGCGCGAGCGGCTGGTGGCGGGCGACAGCGATGAGGAAGTGATCGACTACCTGGTCTCCCGCTATGGCGAGTTCGTGCTGCTGAAACCGCGCTTTGCCTGGCACACGGCTGTGCTTTGGGCCGCAGGCCCGCTGGCGCTGGTCGCCGGCATGATCGCGATCTTCCTGGCCATGCGCAGGCGGGCCGGCCGCCGGTCGGAAACCGCCGGCGAGGCCGGTCAGACCAAGCTTTCCGCGGAAGAAGAACGCCGGTTGCGGGTGCTTCTCGAAGAAGCGGAATAA
- a CDS encoding RT0821/Lpp0805 family surface protein codes for MRLRSATCFALVAVLTGCSMTSGSTGSAGWGSFFGDPGTNVTDSEANTAISVLVNNEFGDALRPSDRRAAEDAQERALRARGVGVAVAWQNERTGRSGQVRPGPVYYVNETGCREFTHEMVLQGRVLQARGTACENDDGGWQVIG; via the coding sequence GTGCGTTTGCGCAGTGCCACATGTTTTGCTCTGGTCGCGGTTCTGACCGGTTGTTCCATGACGTCCGGATCAACGGGATCGGCCGGATGGGGCTCGTTCTTTGGCGATCCGGGCACCAACGTGACAGATTCCGAGGCCAACACCGCCATCTCCGTGCTGGTGAACAATGAATTCGGCGATGCGCTTCGACCGTCCGACCGGCGCGCGGCGGAGGATGCCCAGGAACGTGCCTTGCGGGCGCGGGGCGTCGGCGTGGCCGTTGCCTGGCAGAACGAACGCACTGGCCGCAGCGGCCAGGTGCGCCCGGGTCCGGTCTACTACGTCAATGAAACCGGCTGCCGCGAGTTTACCCACGAAATGGTTCTGCAGGGACGGGTCCTTCAGGCCAGGGGAACCGCCTGCGAAAACGACGACGGTGGCTGGCAGGTGATCGGGTAG
- a CDS encoding response regulator transcription factor gives MRILVVEDDSDLNRQLVGALQEAGYVVDSAADGEDGHFLGDTEPYDAVVLDLGLPKLDGLSVLENWRRDGRTMPVLILTARDRWSDKVAGIDAGADDYVAKPFHMEEVLARVRALVRRAAGHASNELTCGPVRLDLRAGRVTVDGNPVKLTSHEFRLLSYLLHHRGKVISRTELTEHLYDQDFDRDSNTVEVFVGRLRKKIGSDLIETIRGLGYRLGAASDE, from the coding sequence ATGCGCATTCTTGTTGTTGAAGATGATAGTGACCTGAACCGTCAACTGGTGGGTGCGCTGCAAGAGGCCGGCTACGTGGTCGACAGTGCCGCCGACGGCGAGGACGGACATTTCCTCGGCGACACGGAGCCCTATGATGCCGTGGTGCTGGATCTCGGACTGCCGAAGCTCGACGGGCTTTCCGTCCTTGAGAACTGGCGGCGCGACGGGCGGACGATGCCGGTGCTGATCCTGACTGCCCGCGACCGCTGGTCGGACAAGGTGGCCGGCATCGACGCGGGCGCGGACGACTATGTTGCCAAACCCTTTCACATGGAAGAAGTGCTGGCGAGGGTGCGCGCGCTCGTGCGCCGCGCCGCGGGCCATGCCTCCAACGAACTGACCTGCGGCCCGGTCCGGCTCGACCTGCGCGCCGGGCGTGTCACGGTGGACGGCAATCCGGTCAAGCTGACCTCCCACGAATTCCGCCTCCTGTCCTATCTCCTCCATCATCGGGGTAAGGTGATTTCCCGCACCGAGCTGACGGAACATCTCTACGATCAGGATTTCGACCGCGACTCCAATACGGTCGAAGTGTTCGTCGGCCGCCTGCGCAAGAAGATCGGCTCCGACCTGATCGAAACCATCCGGGGTCTCGGCTACCGCCTTGGAGCGGCCAGTGACGAGTGA
- a CDS encoding HAD-IIB family hydrolase, with the protein MNEETLIPEPWLLVSDIDDTLTGSREDLHRLWIRLKDLRARVKLVLNSSRTAESVDETLANYFPADFEPDAIITGLGTEIRLGRSWLEDWQRQFLDWPDEVVRKLVAELGYIAHADIFQTKGKASFAVPGRQEAERVVERLTSEGIPFKYIYSGASDLDILAPGAGKGEAMHYLAAHLGISLERTVAAGDSGNDVELFEMAGKAIAVGNAREELLAVLPREKTYCATASHAAGVLEGLVEFGILPGGET; encoded by the coding sequence GTGAATGAGGAGACGCTCATCCCCGAGCCCTGGCTTCTGGTCAGCGATATCGACGACACGCTGACCGGAAGCCGCGAGGACCTGCACCGGCTCTGGATCAGGCTCAAGGACCTCCGGGCCAGGGTGAAGCTGGTTTTGAACTCCAGCCGCACCGCCGAAAGTGTCGATGAGACCCTGGCAAACTATTTCCCTGCCGACTTTGAACCCGATGCGATCATCACGGGACTGGGAACGGAAATCCGGCTCGGACGTTCCTGGCTGGAAGATTGGCAGCGGCAGTTCCTCGACTGGCCGGACGAGGTTGTCCGGAAACTGGTTGCGGAACTGGGGTATATTGCCCATGCGGACATTTTCCAGACGAAGGGAAAGGCCAGTTTCGCGGTTCCGGGCAGGCAGGAGGCGGAGCGTGTTGTCGAACGGCTCACAAGCGAAGGTATTCCGTTCAAGTATATTTATTCCGGTGCAAGCGACCTCGACATACTCGCGCCCGGAGCGGGGAAGGGCGAAGCCATGCATTACCTCGCTGCCCATCTTGGGATCAGCCTGGAGCGAACCGTCGCAGCAGGCGACTCAGGCAACGATGTCGAGCTCTTCGAAATGGCCGGCAAGGCGATTGCGGTCGGCAATGCCCGTGAGGAGCTTCTTGCAGTCCTGCCGAGGGAAAAGACCTATTGCGCGACGGCTTCACATGCCGCCGGCGTTCTGGAAGGATTGGTGGAATTCGGGATACTTCCAGGTGGGGAGACCTGA
- a CDS encoding bifunctional alpha/beta hydrolase/OsmC family protein: MAKRPLKLEFDGAHGAKLAARLDLPAGKVRAFALFAHCFTCSKDIAAARYIADALSTEGIAVLRFDFTGLGGSGGDFSSTGFSSNLEDLKLAADFLRQNYEAPLLLIGHSLGGAAILAAASEIPEARAVVTIAAPSDADHVLEQFKGALETIRENGAGEVNLAGRTFTIRKEFVDDLDRHSVTEKISRLGKALLVMHAPLDETVGIDNATDIFLAAKHPKSFVSLDKADHLLSNSDDAAYAAKVIAGWASRYLDADPASASDEVKEGVEVVETGQGKFQAMVSSGTHRMIADEPVDFGGLDSGPTPYGYLAAALGACSVMTMRMYADRKDLRVDRISMRVLHGKVHAADCEGCAEELKQREGKIDRFERLVTIEGDVDAETRVRLLEIAGKCPVHKTLELGAAVITREVKPDS, from the coding sequence ATGGCGAAACGTCCGCTGAAACTGGAATTCGACGGTGCCCACGGCGCCAAACTGGCAGCACGGCTTGACCTGCCTGCCGGAAAGGTCCGGGCATTCGCGCTCTTTGCCCATTGTTTTACCTGCTCCAAGGACATCGCCGCCGCCCGCTATATTGCCGATGCACTCAGTACGGAAGGCATTGCGGTATTGCGGTTCGATTTCACCGGTCTTGGCGGCAGCGGCGGAGATTTTTCCTCAACGGGATTTTCCTCCAACCTGGAGGATCTGAAACTGGCCGCCGATTTCCTGCGCCAGAACTACGAGGCTCCGCTACTGCTGATCGGGCACTCGCTCGGGGGCGCCGCAATTCTCGCCGCCGCTTCGGAAATCCCGGAGGCCCGGGCTGTGGTGACGATCGCTGCTCCTTCCGACGCGGACCATGTGCTTGAGCAGTTCAAGGGCGCCCTGGAGACCATCCGGGAAAATGGGGCGGGCGAGGTCAATCTCGCCGGACGAACCTTCACGATCCGCAAGGAATTCGTCGATGATCTCGACCGGCATTCGGTCACGGAGAAGATCTCCCGCCTCGGCAAGGCACTGCTGGTCATGCATGCGCCGCTCGATGAGACGGTCGGCATCGACAATGCCACCGATATCTTCCTTGCCGCCAAACATCCCAAGAGCTTCGTTTCGCTGGACAAGGCCGACCATCTCTTGAGCAACAGCGATGATGCGGCCTACGCGGCCAAGGTGATTGCCGGCTGGGCGAGCCGCTATCTGGACGCGGACCCGGCTTCCGCCTCCGACGAGGTGAAGGAAGGCGTTGAGGTCGTGGAAACCGGTCAGGGCAAATTCCAGGCAATGGTGTCCAGCGGAACGCATCGCATGATCGCCGACGAGCCGGTCGACTTCGGCGGCCTTGACAGCGGCCCGACCCCCTACGGCTATCTGGCTGCCGCGCTTGGCGCGTGCTCGGTCATGACCATGCGGATGTACGCGGACCGGAAGGACCTGCGCGTCGACCGGATCAGCATGCGCGTACTGCACGGCAAGGTTCATGCCGCCGATTGCGAGGGCTGTGCGGAAGAGCTGAAGCAGCGCGAAGGCAAGATCGACCGGTTCGAACGGCTGGTCACGATCGAAGGCGACGTCGACGCGGAGACACGGGTGCGGCTTCTGGAGATTGCCGGCAAGTGCCCGGTCCACAAAACGCTTGAACTGGGCGCGGCCGTCATCACGCGCGAAGTCAAGCCCGATAGCTGA
- a CDS encoding heme lyase CcmF/NrfE family subunit — MIVEFGHYALVLAFALSLLQCTIPLWGALSGDNRLMAVAPPVSVTMFLLVLVSFLILTAGYLNSDFSILNVLENSHSAKPLLYKFTGVWGNHEGSMLLWVLILVFFGALVGLFGGNLPADLKAATLAVQGSISAGFLLFLLATSNPFTRVANPPLEGADLNPILQDIGLAIHPPLLYVGYVGFSITFSFAVAALILGRTDAAWARWVRPWTLLAWSFLTLGIAMGSYWAYYELGWGGWWFWDPVENASFMPWLAGTALLHSAIVMEKREALKVWTVLLAIFTFSLSLLGTFLVRSGVLTSVHAFATDPTRGVFILGLLCFFIGGSLALYAWRASTLKQGGLFAPISREGALILNNLFLTAACAAVFVGTLYPLLLDAVTGETISVGAPFFNLTFGPLMVPLLMAVPFGPVLSWKRGDLLAAAQRLYAALGLALVLTLFTFWLWGMEKVLAPLGVGLAVWIMAGSVSEIVTRVKLFEIGPRRGLSRLIGLPGSAWGTATAHFGVGVAVLGIVTASAFQEERIETMRPGDTVELSGYQVTFDGAAPRRGPNYTEEVGHFTVRRAGLTIAELDPSKRVYTARQMPTTEAAIHTTGFSQLYLSLGESRGDGAVDVRVYFKPLITLIWIGSVIMAVGGALSIADRRLRVGAPKPARKRNAGATAPAE; from the coding sequence ATGATCGTCGAATTCGGACACTACGCGCTGGTGCTGGCCTTTGCCCTGTCGCTTCTGCAATGCACGATCCCGCTCTGGGGTGCGCTTTCCGGCGACAACCGCCTCATGGCCGTGGCCCCGCCGGTCTCTGTGACGATGTTCCTCCTTGTGCTGGTGTCCTTTCTGATCCTAACCGCCGGCTATCTGAATTCGGACTTCTCGATCCTGAACGTCCTGGAGAACTCTCATTCCGCCAAGCCGCTGCTCTACAAGTTCACCGGCGTGTGGGGCAATCATGAAGGCTCAATGCTGCTCTGGGTTCTGATCCTGGTGTTCTTCGGCGCGCTTGTGGGGCTCTTCGGCGGCAATCTGCCGGCCGATCTCAAGGCAGCGACACTGGCGGTTCAAGGCTCGATATCGGCAGGATTTCTCCTGTTTCTGCTGGCGACGTCCAACCCCTTTACCCGTGTCGCCAATCCGCCGCTGGAAGGCGCCGACCTCAATCCGATCCTTCAGGACATTGGCCTGGCGATTCATCCGCCGCTCCTCTATGTCGGCTATGTCGGCTTTTCGATCACATTCTCATTTGCCGTTGCCGCGCTGATTCTGGGGCGCACGGATGCCGCCTGGGCGCGGTGGGTCCGGCCCTGGACGCTGCTTGCCTGGAGCTTCCTGACGCTCGGCATCGCAATGGGGTCCTACTGGGCCTATTACGAACTCGGCTGGGGCGGCTGGTGGTTCTGGGACCCGGTCGAAAATGCAAGCTTCATGCCCTGGCTGGCCGGAACTGCCCTGCTGCACTCGGCAATCGTCATGGAGAAACGCGAGGCCCTCAAGGTGTGGACGGTGCTGCTCGCCATCTTCACCTTCTCGCTGTCGCTGCTCGGCACCTTCCTGGTCCGCTCGGGCGTCCTGACGTCGGTGCACGCGTTTGCCACCGACCCGACCCGCGGCGTCTTCATCCTGGGCCTCCTGTGTTTCTTCATTGGCGGCTCGCTGGCGCTCTATGCCTGGCGCGCCTCGACCCTGAAACAGGGTGGGCTCTTTGCCCCGATCAGCCGGGAAGGGGCGCTGATTCTCAACAACCTCTTCCTGACGGCCGCCTGCGCCGCGGTTTTCGTCGGCACGCTCTACCCGCTGCTGCTGGATGCGGTGACCGGGGAAACGATCTCCGTCGGAGCGCCCTTCTTCAATCTTACATTCGGGCCGCTGATGGTGCCGCTGCTGATGGCCGTTCCCTTCGGGCCGGTTCTTTCATGGAAGCGCGGCGATCTGCTTGCGGCCGCTCAGCGGCTTTACGCGGCCCTCGGCCTCGCCTTGGTGCTGACGCTGTTCACGTTCTGGCTCTGGGGCATGGAAAAAGTGCTTGCACCGCTGGGCGTCGGCCTTGCCGTCTGGATCATGGCCGGATCGGTCTCCGAAATCGTTACCCGCGTGAAGCTCTTTGAAATCGGCCCGCGGCGCGGCCTTTCCCGCCTGATTGGCCTGCCGGGTTCCGCCTGGGGCACCGCGACCGCCCATTTCGGCGTCGGTGTCGCAGTTCTCGGGATCGTCACGGCGTCAGCCTTCCAGGAAGAGCGGATCGAAACCATGCGCCCCGGCGACACGGTCGAGCTGTCCGGATACCAGGTGACCTTCGACGGCGCCGCACCGAGGCGTGGACCGAACTATACCGAAGAAGTCGGCCACTTCACCGTCCGCCGGGCCGGCCTGACCATCGCCGAGCTCGATCCGTCGAAGCGGGTCTATACGGCCCGCCAGATGCCGACCACCGAGGCGGCCATCCATACGACCGGCTTCTCGCAGCTCTACCTGTCGCTCGGCGAAAGCCGCGGGGATGGGGCGGTCGATGTGCGTGTCTATTTCAAGCCGCTGATTACGCTGATCTGGATCGGCAGCGTCATCATGGCGGTGGGCGGTGCCTTGTCCATCGCCGACAGGCGGCTTCGCGTCGGCGCGCCGAAGCCGGCAAGAAAACGGAACGCGGGCGCAACAGCCCCGGCGGAGTAA
- a CDS encoding DUF2336 domain-containing protein has protein sequence MIDNIINLARDCTPEKRHQLVDHVTELFANGADSYRTEEITLFNSILEGMLPVMEQEQKKAVSEQLAPIDSTSPKLAYALAREEIDIARPMLTSSNALKPDEILQLARTMGQGHLLAISKRKHLEAQVTDVLLERGEKPVKQSVAANSGAEFSDWGSRLLIKLAESDEKIRDAMMERTDVTEDDYEKLISQMPEQQQAKIRKLRSENETLIQDLFQKASKIVASSKLERRATRINAKATLKEIRAGQRSLGKAITQLSLSNNLFDICFLLSEVAGLEQKYVTNVMVRYDATGVAVLCRALGVEDQDYLALAKARASHNKQPLTTVDNWIAAYRSLSDKDARRLLSFMKIRLSSLETVAA, from the coding sequence ATGATCGATAACATCATAAACCTCGCCCGGGATTGCACCCCGGAAAAGCGTCACCAGCTGGTTGACCATGTCACCGAGCTTTTCGCAAACGGGGCGGACAGTTATCGGACGGAAGAAATCACCCTGTTCAATTCTATCCTGGAAGGCATGTTGCCGGTCATGGAGCAGGAGCAGAAGAAGGCGGTGTCCGAGCAACTTGCTCCTATCGACAGCACGTCGCCCAAGCTCGCCTATGCCCTGGCCCGCGAAGAAATCGACATTGCCCGTCCGATGCTGACGTCGTCCAACGCCCTGAAGCCGGACGAAATCCTTCAGCTCGCAAGGACAATGGGGCAAGGCCATCTTCTGGCGATTTCCAAACGCAAGCATCTAGAGGCCCAGGTAACCGATGTCCTCTTGGAGCGTGGTGAAAAGCCGGTCAAGCAATCGGTGGCGGCCAACTCAGGCGCCGAGTTTTCCGACTGGGGTTCGCGGCTCCTGATCAAACTGGCGGAAAGCGACGAAAAGATCCGTGACGCCATGATGGAACGCACGGATGTCACCGAAGACGATTACGAAAAGCTGATCAGTCAGATGCCCGAACAACAGCAGGCAAAGATCCGCAAGCTGCGCTCAGAGAACGAAACCCTCATTCAGGATCTCTTTCAAAAGGCCAGCAAGATTGTTGCGAGCTCCAAACTGGAACGCAGGGCAACGAGGATCAATGCCAAGGCCACCTTGAAGGAGATCCGCGCCGGACAGCGGTCCCTGGGCAAGGCGATCACCCAGCTTTCGCTGTCAAACAACCTGTTCGACATCTGCTTTCTGCTCTCCGAAGTGGCCGGTCTGGAGCAGAAATACGTCACGAACGTCATGGTCCGCTACGATGCCACGGGCGTCGCGGTTCTCTGCCGTGCCCTGGGCGTGGAGGATCAGGATTATCTGGCCCTGGCCAAGGCGCGCGCCAGCCACAACAAGCAACCTCTGACGACGGTCGACAACTGGATTGCGGCCTACCGGTCCCTGTCCGACAAGGATGCGCGCCGCCTGCTGTCTTTCATGAAGATCCGCCTGAGTTCCCTGGAAACGGTGGCGGCGTAG
- a CDS encoding PepSY domain-containing protein produces MKQIFAVIILTLAAVAPAQAACLSQAEAREAVASGRAVPLGSVAGSAGGEIVKAQLCQQGGGYVYVLSVLKDGKVTTVTVNASR; encoded by the coding sequence GTGAAACAGATTTTCGCCGTTATTATCCTGACCCTGGCCGCAGTCGCTCCGGCGCAGGCCGCCTGCTTGTCGCAGGCCGAGGCCCGTGAGGCCGTTGCGAGCGGCAGGGCGGTTCCGCTCGGATCCGTCGCCGGAAGCGCCGGCGGGGAAATCGTCAAGGCACAGCTCTGCCAGCAGGGCGGTGGCTATGTCTATGTCTTGTCGGTCTTGAAGGACGGAAAGGTGACGACGGTCACAGTCAATGCCAGCCGGTGA